The Kineococcus radiotolerans SRS30216 = ATCC BAA-149 genomic interval CATCACCGTTCCCCCGCGCGGGCCGCTGAGCACCCGCGTGCGCGAGCAGTACCTGGCCGCCCAGTGACCGGCGTTCCGCGTCCGGGGTGATGCGGGGTGGGTGGCTGCGCGCGGGTGCGCAGCCACCTCGCCGTCACCTGCGGCCTGAGCGAGCGGTGACCGGTGCTCGCCCGTCCCCGCGCTCGTCGCTGCCACGCACTCCCAGGGCCGGAGCGCAGTTCGTGGCGCTGCTGTGGAAGCGGCGCCGCCTGCGTCAGGACGTCGACGCCGTCGTCGCCGGCCCCGCGAGCAGCCTGCACCCGCGCGAGAACGTTCCCGAGGGCCTCAGCGCGCACCGGCGCTGGTCGGTGTTCCCACCAGCCGCGGCAGCGTCGCGGTCACCGGTCGGTGAGGTCCTCACCGACTGGCGGGTGACCGTTCCCTCGACGCCCGGCGCAGCGGTTCACCCGGCCGTCGCGCGGGCCGCCTCGACGATCAGGTCGACGACCGCACCGGGACGGGAGACGGCGACCGCGTGGGAGGCGTCGACCTCGACGATCCGGGACCGGGCCCGCCGGGCCATGAAGGTCTGCGCCTCGGCCGGAACCGCGAGGTCCTCCCGGGTGACCAGGGTCCACGACGGGATCGTCCGCCAGGCCGCCGCCGTGGCCTTCTCCGCGAGCGCTTCGCTGGTGATGGGCCGCTGGGTCGCGGCCATCAGCTCGGCGACCTCCGGGGCGACGTCGGCGGCGAACACGGCCCGGAACCTGTCCGGCTGGATGTAGAGGTCGGTCACCGTGCCGCCGCGCCCGTCGCTCACGGGGACGGGGTCCAGCGCGGGTCCCAGCTCGTTGCCGGGGAACTTCCCCGCCAGCTCGCCGGTGCTCTCCCCCTCCTCCAGCAGGAAGCTGCCCACGTAGACCAGCGCCCGCACGCCGGAGTGCCCGTCGGCCGCCACGCTCACCACCGAGCCGCCGTAGGAGTGGCCGACCACCACCACCGGACCGCGGACCCGGTCCAGGAGGCTGCGCAGCTGGAGGGCGTCATCACCCAGGCCCCGCAGCGGGTTGGCCGCGGCGATGACCGGGTAGCCGTCGATCCGCAGCTGCTCGATCACCCCGTTCCAGCTCGCGGACTCGGCGAAGGCGCCGTGCACGAGCACCACGGTGGGTTTCTCCTCGGGCGTCGCGCCCGTGTGGTCGTCGGTGGTCATCGTCGTCCCTCTCGATCCGCAGCGACCGGGAGGACCGGTTCGGCCGCCCTCTGCGCTGGTGGGTCGAACCTAGGGAGCGACGCTCCCTCCCCGCGTACGTCGGATGACGGTCCCGCCGACGGTGGGCCGCCCGGTCACCGACCGAGCGCGGCCCGCAGGGCCACCCGCGAGGTGATGCCCAGCTTCGGGAAGATCCGGTGCAGGTGCGTGCCGACCGTCCGGTGCGAGAGGTACAGGCGCGCGCCGATCTCCCGGTTGGTGAGGCCCTCCGCGGCGAGCTGCGCGACGAGCAGCTCCTGGGGGCTCAGCTGCTCGCGCGCTTCCGGGGTGCGCGGCCGGCTCTGCTCCCCGGAGGCGCGCAGCTCCTGCCGCGCGCGGTCGCCCCAGGCCGCGGCGCCCAGCGCGTCGAGCGCGTCGCGCGCGGCCCGCAGCGGGGCGCGGGACTCCGCCGCCCGGCGCTGCCTCCGCAACCAGGCGCCGTGAGCCAGGTGCAGCCGGGCGCGGGCGAAGGGCCAGGAGCTCAGGTCGGCCGCCAGGGCCGCGGCGAACAGCTCCTCGGCCTCGTCCTCGGGGGCCAGGAGGGCGCGGCCGTACCGCAGCCCGAGGTGCAGCGGGGCCGAGGGCGTGAGCGCCGCGAGCGCCTCGAGGTCGGCCAGGAGCGGCTCGACCTCCGCGCGGTGCCCGCTCTGGACGGCCGCCTCCACGAGGTCGCCGACGCTGAAGCTGTGCACCACGGGGTGGTAGGCGGGGTCGGTGGGGTCCGACAGCCGGACCAGCGCGTCCCAGGCCTCCTCGTGCCGTCCCTGGTTGAGCGCGACCGCGCCCCGGGCGAACTGCACCACCGCCAGGACACCGTTCGACTCGACCTGCAGCCCGAGCCGGGCTGCCTCGACGAGGCGCTCCTCGACGTCCTCCGCGCTGCGGAGCGCGGAGACCGCCGCCTGGACCACGAGGGCGATGGCCCGCACCAGCGGCTGCTCGGTGTCGGCGGCGAGCCGGACGGCCTCGTCGGCAGCCGTGGCGGCCAGGTCGAACCGGCCGACGTTGAGCGCGTTCCAGGACTGCACCATCAGGACCCGGCCCAGCAGCCCGAGCCGGCCGTCGGCGCGGAGACCCGGCACCGCCGACGTCAGCAGCTCCACGGAGAGCGGCAGGTCACCCACGACGCTCGCCGCCATGCCGGCGGCGTGCGTCCGTTCCGGGTCGAGCGGGCCGGAGGAGTGGGCGCGCAGCCGCTCGTGGAGCACCGCGCCGCGCTCGAGGGGCGCCGCGTAGCTGACGACCTCGAGCGCGAGCACGTCGTCCGGGTCGAGGGCCTGCTCGACGACCTCGAGGACGCGGGCGCGCGTCGAGCCGCTGGCCCCGGCCCACATGCACCGCAGCGCCGCGGCGTGCAGGAACAGCAGCGCCTGGTCGGTGCGGCCGTCGGCGGCGGCCGCGGCGGCGACCTCGGTGAGCCTGCGGGTGCCCGCACCCTGGATGCCCTCCTCGGACCTCTCCCGGATCACCGTCATCCGGATGAGTTCCCGGGCGGGCGCGCCGAGGGCCGCGGTCTCCTGGAGGAGGCGGTCGACGACGTCGGGTCGCCCCCACTCGAACGCGAGCTCGGCCGCCCGCAGGTAGCGCCGCGTCCGCTGGACCGGGTCCGCGCTGAGCCGGGCGGCGCGCTCCACCGCCGCCTGCGCCGCCGCCACGCCCCCGCGGCGCTGCGCACGGGCACCGGCCTCCTCCAGCTCGGCGGCCAGCGCGTCGTCCGGCGCGTCGGCAGCGGCGGCCCGGTGCCAGACCTGCCGGTCGGGTTCGGGCAACGTCCGTGCCAGCGCGAGGTGGGCACGCTGCCGCTCGGGCAGGGTGGCCTGCTGGCGGATCGCGTGGCGGACCAGGGGGTGGCGGAAGGTCAACGTGCCGCCGTCGGCGGCCACCAGCCCGACCTCGGTGGCCGGGACCAGGGCCTCCACGGTCACCGGGTGGCCGCGGAGGGCGGCCGCCGCGGCCAGGGACTCCCCCAGAGCCCTCTCCTCCTCCAGCGCGGCGACGAGCAGCAGGTCCCGGGTGACGCCGGGCAGCCCGGGGAGCCGGGCCGCGAAGGCGTGCTCCAGCCGCGCGGTCAGCGTCGGGGGGGCGAAGTCGTCCTGCGGGCCCTCCAGGGGGAGTTCCACCAGCGCGAGGGGGTTTCCCGCGGCCACGTCCAGCAGGCGCCCCCGGGCGATCGGGTCGAGCTGCGGTGCCCGGCGCGCGAGCACCTCCTCGGCGGAGCGACGGTCCAGGCGTTCCAGGTGCTGCTCCTCCAACCCCGGACCGGTGAGGACGGGTGGGAAGTCGTCGCGCTGGGCCGCCACCAGGACCACCGCTTCGGACTCCAGCCGTCGGGCCACGAAGCCGAGGACGTCGGCGCTGGGACGGTCGAGCCAGTGGGCGTCGTCGACCACCAGCACGAGGGGCTGGTCCGCGGCGCTGTCGCTGATCAGGTTCAGCGCCGCGAGGCCGATCAGGAAGAGCTCCGGTGCGGCGTCGTCGGTCATGCGGAACGCCGCCATGAGCGCGCGCCGCTGCGGGGCGGGCAACGCGGGGAGCCGGCCGAACAGCGACCGGACCAGCTGGTGGAGGCCGGCGAAGGGGAGGGTCGTCTCGGACTCCACGCCGCTCGCGCGCAGCACCCGCAGCCCGCGCTGAGCGGCGGCTCCGCACGCGAGGTGCAGGAGGGCCGACTTGCCGATCCCGGCCTCGCCGCGGACGAGGACGGCGGCACCGCGGCGCTGGACGTCGTCCATCAGCCGGTCGAGCGCGTCGATCTCCGCGTCCCGGCCCACCACGCCGACCACCGTCACCCCCGCGCCCCCCCACGCCCACCACCGTCCGGCTGCCGCGAGGCACGGCCGCCGCGACGACGGTCAGGGTAGTGCGCGTGGACGTGGGTGGGGCACGTCCCGAACCCGGGGCGGGGCCGGGTCCGGGGGTTCCGCGTCGAGGTCCGCGGGCGCGCGTTCAGTCCCAGCCGGGGAGGATCTCCACCAGCGTCGCCGGACGAGCCAGGTGCGGGAAGTGCCCGCTCCCCGGCAGGACCGTGGTCGCGGCCGAGGGCAGGACCGTCCGCAACCACCGGACGTACCCCGGGGGCAGCGGGGCGCGGCTGACGTGGTGGTAGCCGGTCCCGTTCTCCCGCAACGCGGTGAGCTCGTCCGTGCGCTGCTGGCGGAGATCCTCCGGCGACTCCTCGAGGACCTCCCTCCAGTACCCGAGCAGCAGGTCCTGGCGCGGCGTCGAGCGCAGCAGCGCCCGCAGCGGCGGGCTGAGGTCCTCGAGGCCCATCCCGTCGAGGAGTTCCGTCCAGACGCTCAGGTGGTCCGGTCCGCGCAGCACGGGTTCCCGCGAGCGCAGCAGGTCGCCGAAGGGGCCGGGCAGCAGCGGCTGGTCGATGTTCAGCACCGCCCGCGCGGGATGGCGCGCCGCGTACGCGGTGGCCAGCACGGCCCCGATGGAGTGGCCCACCAGCACCGGCGCGTCCACGCCCGCCGCCGTGACCGCCTCGTGCAGGACGTCGGCGACCTCGGCCGGGTCGTAGGAGTCGCGCGGTGGCGAGCCGCCGTGCCCGGGCAGGTCGAAGGCCACCGCCCGGCGGCCCGCGAGCGCGTCCACGACCGGGGCCCACGTGCCGCGGTCGAAGGTCAGCCCGTGCAGCAGGACGATCGGGCGCCTGCCGTCGTCGGTCCCCGTGACGTCCGCGACGAGCTCACCGAACCGCACGCCGGTCAGCCCCTCCGCGCGGGTTCCGCGCTGACCGGTGCTCCCCGTCGCGCTCACGCCGACGGCCGCCGGATCAGGTCGGCGGCCTTCTCGCCGATCGCGATCGTCGTGGCGTTCGTGTTGACGGGCGGGATCCGCGGCATGATCGAGGCGTCGGCCACGCGCAGACCGCTCAGGCCGTGCACCCGCAGTTCCGGGTCCACCACGGCCTCGGGGCCGGTGCCCATCGCGCAGGTGCCCACGGGGTGGTAGTACGTGCCGGTGCCGCGGGCGAGGTGCGCGCGCAGCCCCGCCTCGTCCTGCACGCCTGGCCCGGGCAGCACCTCGCGAGCGCGCCACGGCGCGAACGGTGCGGTGGCGGCGATCTCGCGGGCCACCTGCAGGCCCTGGACCATCCGCCGCACGTCGGACTCGGCGCCGAGGTAGTTCGGGTCGATCAGCGGCGGCGTCGCCGGGTCCGGCCCGGCCAGGCGCAGCGAACCGCGCGCCTCGGGCACCGTGGCGACGGCGAGCGTGAAGCTGTTGGCCGGGGCGGACAGGTGCGGCGGGTGGAACGGCACGTGGATGAACATCAGCTGCATGTCCGGGCCGGGGAGGGAGTCGTCGCTGCGCCACAGCATGGAGGTCTCCGCGTGGTTGGTGCGTCCGGCCGGGATCGGCCGCGCGGCTTCGCAGACGACGCCGCACAGCGGGTGGTCGTGCAGGTTGCGCCCCACCCCGGGGAGGTCGTGCACCACGGCCACGCCGGCGGTTCGGAGTTCGTCCGCCGGCCCGATGCCGGACAGCAGCAGCAGGCGGGGCGAGTCCACCGCGCCGGCGCTGAGCACCACCTCGGCGTCGGCGTACGCGGTCCTGAGCTCACCACCGCGTTCGTAGTCCACGCCGACGCAGCGGTCGCCGTCCAGGCGCAGCCGGTGCGCCCTGGCGCCGGTGAGGACGGTCAGGTTCGGCCGGTGCCCCCGCAGCGGGTGCAGGTAGGCGGCCGCGGTGCTCTGCCGGACCCCGCCGGAGATCGACAGGTCGTGCCAGCCGGCGCCCTCACCGCGCGCACCGTTGAAGTCGTCGGTGAGGGGGAAACCCGCCGCGACCGCGCCGTCGAGGAACACCTGCGACAGGGGGTTGGCGTCGGCGGCCGGGGCGGGTGCGGGTCGCAGCGGCCCGTCGGTGCCGCGCAGGACCGGGTCGCGCCCGACGGCGGTCTCCGCGCGCCGGAAGTACGGGAGCACGGAGTCGTGGTCCCAGCCCACGCAGCCGGACTTCGCCCACTGGTCGAAGTCGCTGCGGTGCCCGCGCAGGTGCACCATCGCGTTGATGCTGCTGCTCCCACCGAGGGTGTGGCCTCGCGGCCAGTCGTGGGAGACGCCGCCGGTTCCGGCCTGCGGGACCGTGGCGTAGGCGTAG includes:
- a CDS encoding alpha/beta fold hydrolase, translated to MTTDDHTGATPEEKPTVVLVHGAFAESASWNGVIEQLRIDGYPVIAAANPLRGLGDDALQLRSLLDRVRGPVVVVGHSYGGSVVSVAADGHSGVRALVYVGSFLLEEGESTGELAGKFPGNELGPALDPVPVSDGRGGTVTDLYIQPDRFRAVFAADVAPEVAELMAATQRPITSEALAEKATAAAWRTIPSWTLVTREDLAVPAEAQTFMARRARSRIVEVDASHAVAVSRPGAVVDLIVEAARATAG
- a CDS encoding ATP-binding protein, translated to MVGRDAEIDALDRLMDDVQRRGAAVLVRGEAGIGKSALLHLACGAAAQRGLRVLRASGVESETTLPFAGLHQLVRSLFGRLPALPAPQRRALMAAFRMTDDAAPELFLIGLAALNLISDSAADQPLVLVVDDAHWLDRPSADVLGFVARRLESEAVVLVAAQRDDFPPVLTGPGLEEQHLERLDRRSAEEVLARRAPQLDPIARGRLLDVAAGNPLALVELPLEGPQDDFAPPTLTARLEHAFAARLPGLPGVTRDLLLVAALEEERALGESLAAAAALRGHPVTVEALVPATEVGLVAADGGTLTFRHPLVRHAIRQQATLPERQRAHLALARTLPEPDRQVWHRAAAADAPDDALAAELEEAGARAQRRGGVAAAQAAVERAARLSADPVQRTRRYLRAAELAFEWGRPDVVDRLLQETAALGAPARELIRMTVIRERSEEGIQGAGTRRLTEVAAAAAADGRTDQALLFLHAAALRCMWAGASGSTRARVLEVVEQALDPDDVLALEVVSYAAPLERGAVLHERLRAHSSGPLDPERTHAAGMAASVVGDLPLSVELLTSAVPGLRADGRLGLLGRVLMVQSWNALNVGRFDLAATAADEAVRLAADTEQPLVRAIALVVQAAVSALRSAEDVEERLVEAARLGLQVESNGVLAVVQFARGAVALNQGRHEEAWDALVRLSDPTDPAYHPVVHSFSVGDLVEAAVQSGHRAEVEPLLADLEALAALTPSAPLHLGLRYGRALLAPEDEAEELFAAALAADLSSWPFARARLHLAHGAWLRRQRRAAESRAPLRAARDALDALGAAAWGDRARQELRASGEQSRPRTPEAREQLSPQELLVAQLAAEGLTNREIGARLYLSHRTVGTHLHRIFPKLGITSRVALRAALGR
- a CDS encoding alpha/beta fold hydrolase — encoded protein: MSATGSTGQRGTRAEGLTGVRFGELVADVTGTDDGRRPIVLLHGLTFDRGTWAPVVDALAGRRAVAFDLPGHGGSPPRDSYDPAEVADVLHEAVTAAGVDAPVLVGHSIGAVLATAYAARHPARAVLNIDQPLLPGPFGDLLRSREPVLRGPDHLSVWTELLDGMGLEDLSPPLRALLRSTPRQDLLLGYWREVLEESPEDLRQQRTDELTALRENGTGYHHVSRAPLPPGYVRWLRTVLPSAATTVLPGSGHFPHLARPATLVEILPGWD
- a CDS encoding GMC family oxidoreductase; amino-acid sequence: MTVDDGGTTAPGSSSAPGSNRYDHVVIGAGSAGCVLAARLSEDPAARVLLLESGPADTRQEIASPPAWPALWGTEVDYAYATVPQAGTGGVSHDWPRGHTLGGSSSINAMVHLRGHRSDFDQWAKSGCVGWDHDSVLPYFRRAETAVGRDPVLRGTDGPLRPAPAPAADANPLSQVFLDGAVAAGFPLTDDFNGARGEGAGWHDLSISGGVRQSTAAAYLHPLRGHRPNLTVLTGARAHRLRLDGDRCVGVDYERGGELRTAYADAEVVLSAGAVDSPRLLLLSGIGPADELRTAGVAVVHDLPGVGRNLHDHPLCGVVCEAARPIPAGRTNHAETSMLWRSDDSLPGPDMQLMFIHVPFHPPHLSAPANSFTLAVATVPEARGSLRLAGPDPATPPLIDPNYLGAESDVRRMVQGLQVAREIAATAPFAPWRAREVLPGPGVQDEAGLRAHLARGTGTYYHPVGTCAMGTGPEAVVDPELRVHGLSGLRVADASIMPRIPPVNTNATTIAIGEKAADLIRRPSA